The Roseicyclus marinus genome has a segment encoding these proteins:
- a CDS encoding monovalent cation/H+ antiporter subunit A: MNDQGHFLFLISLLPFLGAVIPGIMIRAGRNACASFTAVPTVLALILLLILAPDVLRGEVITAEVMWLPQLGLSVSFFLDGLGLMFAAMILGVGLLITLYARFYLSGDDPMGQFYTYLLMFQGAMLGIVISDNILLLLIFWELTSLSSFLLIGYWKRLPEGRQGARMALAVTGAGGLAMIGGMLILGHVAGSYKLTDILQAGEAIRASEWYLPALILILLGAFTKSAQFPFHFWLPHAMAAPTPVSAYLHSATMVKAGVFLMARMWPVLAGTDAWFYIVATTGLVTMVLGALIALFKDDLKALLAFSTVSHLGLLTMLLGFGTEAAAVAAVFHILNHLTFKAALFMTVGIVDHETHTRDISRLGGLRHLMPITFAIGTIAALSMAGIPLLNGFLSKEMMLEEASHTYWAGSTWAVPVLATLGALLSVAYSFRFIGHVFLGPVRDDYPHKPHDPPAGLWAAPAFLTVLVVVIGIAPFLAEGVVTAAANAVTGADLHPHLKIWHGVTPALWMSVIAVLGGGALLGLHKPLLAAWEGAPRPEAKVIFDRLVAAIVALSRQITEIAHNGAISRYLAVFVVTSVALGWIAYTGSGLSAPTRDLLPVPAVVGIGWLMLIVASVAVVLLHRDRFTSLVLIGIIGLTISAGFAYLSAPDLALTQISVETVTIMLLLLALHFLPKTTPIESSALRRLRDGVIAVVAGLGVGGLAYAFLLRDISTISQFHLDNSYEGGGGTNVVNVILVDFRGYDTYGEIIVLGIAGMVIYALVQTLLAGPVARKLRGGGAMSAVLREGLAVTHLSRDRHPLMMVVVTRVLMPIAIVVGAYIFLRGHNQPGGGFVAGLVVAIALLMQYMASGFAWTQARKRIEYHTLIGFGVIIAGLTGVGAWLSGTPFLTSAYTYVHLPPIEEFELATAMLFDLGVFLTVLGAVMLMLYSLSRIARHAGETVNTEAMDFDPGMDRVTARGGDS, encoded by the coding sequence ATGAACGACCAGGGCCATTTCCTGTTCCTGATATCCTTGTTGCCCTTTCTGGGCGCAGTGATTCCGGGGATCATGATTCGTGCAGGACGCAACGCCTGCGCAAGTTTCACCGCCGTGCCGACCGTGCTGGCCTTGATCCTGTTGCTGATCCTCGCGCCGGACGTGTTGCGCGGAGAGGTGATCACGGCCGAGGTGATGTGGCTGCCGCAGCTGGGGCTGTCGGTGTCCTTCTTCCTCGACGGGCTGGGGCTGATGTTTGCCGCGATGATCCTCGGCGTGGGCCTGCTCATCACGCTTTATGCGCGGTTCTACCTGTCGGGCGACGATCCGATGGGCCAGTTCTACACCTATCTGCTGATGTTCCAGGGCGCGATGCTGGGCATCGTGATTTCCGACAACATCCTGCTTTTGCTGATCTTCTGGGAGCTGACCTCGCTCTCGTCCTTCCTGCTCATCGGGTATTGGAAACGTCTGCCCGAGGGGCGGCAGGGCGCGCGGATGGCGCTGGCCGTGACCGGGGCAGGGGGTCTTGCGATGATCGGGGGCATGCTGATCCTCGGCCATGTCGCGGGAAGCTACAAGCTGACCGATATCCTGCAGGCGGGTGAGGCGATCCGGGCCTCCGAATGGTATCTGCCCGCGCTGATCCTGATCCTTTTGGGGGCCTTCACCAAATCGGCGCAGTTCCCGTTCCATTTCTGGTTGCCGCACGCGATGGCGGCCCCGACGCCCGTGTCGGCCTATCTGCATTCGGCGACCATGGTGAAGGCGGGCGTTTTCCTGATGGCGCGGATGTGGCCGGTTCTGGCGGGGACGGATGCGTGGTTCTACATCGTGGCGACCACGGGTCTGGTCACGATGGTGCTGGGCGCGCTGATTGCGCTTTTCAAGGATGACCTGAAGGCGCTTTTGGCCTTTTCGACGGTCAGCCACCTGGGTCTTTTGACCATGCTTCTGGGCTTCGGGACGGAGGCTGCGGCGGTGGCGGCGGTGTTTCACATCCTGAACCACCTGACGTTCAAGGCGGCACTCTTCATGACGGTGGGGATCGTCGATCACGAGACCCATACCCGCGACATCAGCCGGTTGGGCGGTTTGCGCCACCTGATGCCGATCACATTCGCCATCGGCACGATCGCGGCCCTGTCCATGGCGGGCATACCGCTTTTGAACGGGTTCCTGTCCAAGGAGATGATGCTGGAGGAGGCATCGCACACCTATTGGGCGGGCAGCACGTGGGCCGTGCCGGTTCTGGCGACCTTGGGCGCGCTCTTGTCGGTGGCCTATTCCTTCCGCTTCATCGGCCATGTCTTTCTGGGGCCGGTGCGCGATGATTATCCGCACAAACCACATGATCCGCCCGCAGGGCTTTGGGCAGCACCCGCATTCCTGACCGTTCTGGTGGTCGTGATCGGGATCGCGCCTTTCTTGGCCGAGGGGGTCGTGACGGCGGCCGCCAATGCCGTCACCGGGGCAGATCTGCACCCGCATCTGAAGATCTGGCATGGCGTGACGCCCGCGCTCTGGATGTCGGTCATCGCGGTTCTGGGGGGTGGTGCGCTGCTTGGCCTGCACAAGCCGCTTCTGGCGGCATGGGAGGGGGCGCCGCGCCCCGAGGCCAAGGTGATCTTTGACCGTCTGGTGGCCGCCATCGTCGCCCTGTCGCGCCAAATCACCGAGATCGCGCACAACGGGGCGATCAGCCGGTATCTGGCGGTTTTCGTCGTCACCTCGGTCGCGCTTGGGTGGATCGCCTATACCGGCAGCGGCCTGTCCGCGCCGACGCGCGACCTGTTGCCGGTGCCTGCGGTGGTGGGGATCGGCTGGCTCATGCTGATCGTGGCGAGTGTCGCCGTGGTCCTGTTGCACCGGGACCGCTTCACATCGCTTGTGTTGATCGGGATCATCGGTCTGACGATCTCGGCGGGATTTGCCTATCTGTCGGCCCCCGATCTGGCGCTGACGCAGATCTCGGTCGAGACGGTCACGATCATGCTGCTGCTTCTGGCGCTGCATTTCCTGCCCAAGACAACGCCCATCGAAAGCAGCGCCTTGCGCCGCCTGCGTGACGGGGTGATCGCCGTGGTGGCGGGTCTGGGCGTCGGGGGATTGGCCTATGCCTTCTTGTTGCGCGACATCTCGACCATTTCGCAGTTCCACCTCGACAACAGCTACGAGGGCGGCGGCGGCACCAATGTGGTCAACGTGATCCTCGTCGATTTCCGGGGTTATGACACCTATGGCGAGATCATCGTCCTGGGGATCGCGGGCATGGTGATCTATGCGCTTGTCCAGACGCTTCTGGCCGGTCCCGTGGCGCGCAAGCTGCGCGGGGGGGGTGCCATGTCGGCTGTGCTGCGCGAAGGGCTGGCCGTGACCCATCTGTCGCGCGACCGCCATCCGCTGATGATGGTCGTGGTCACCCGCGTCCTGATGCCCATCGCCATCGTGGTCGGGGCCTATATCTTCTTGCGCGGGCACAACCAGCCGGGCGGGGGGTTCGTCGCGGGTCTGGTCGTCGCCATCGCGCTTTTGATGCAATACATGGCTTCGGGCTTTGCCTGGACGCAGGCGCGCAAGCGGATCGAATACCACACGCTGATCGGCTTTGGCGTGATCATCGCGGGCCTGACCGGGGTCGGGGCATGGCTTTCGGGCACGCCCTTCCTGACCTCGGCCTATACCTATGTGCATCTTCCGCCGATCGAGGAATTCGAACTGGCCACGGCCATGCTGTTCGACCTGGGCGTGTTCCTGACCGTTCTGGGGGCTGTGATGCTGATGCTCTACAGCCTGTCGCGGATCGCGCGTCATGCCGGCGAGACCGTGAACACCGAAGCGATGGACTTCGACCCCGGGATGGACAGGGTCACGGCGCGCGGGGGAGACAGCTGA
- a CDS encoding Na+/H+ antiporter subunit C, translated as MEMILASAIGVLTAAGVYLLLRLRTFPVILGLAFLSYAVNVFIFASGRLAIDQSPILSRYGEASYTDPLPQALVLTAIVISFGMTAVLVMIGLAAYFEAESDRVDIDQNDDRAEGGK; from the coding sequence ATGGAAATGATCCTCGCAAGCGCCATCGGCGTTCTGACGGCTGCGGGTGTCTATCTGCTCCTGCGCCTGCGCACGTTTCCCGTGATCCTTGGGCTGGCCTTCCTGTCCTATGCGGTCAACGTCTTCATCTTTGCCAGCGGGCGTCTGGCTATCGACCAGTCGCCCATCCTGTCGCGTTATGGCGAGGCGAGCTATACCGACCCGCTGCCGCAGGCCCTGGTTCTGACCGCGATCGTGATCTCCTTCGGGATGACCGCCGTTCTGGTGATGATCGGGCTGGCCGCCTATTTCGAGGCCGAAAGCGATAGGGTCGACATCGACCAAAATGATGACCGCGCCGAGGGGGGCAAGTGA
- a CDS encoding monovalent cation/H+ antiporter subunit D: MMHWIILPVVMPALFAPIIGFVMRHDIGLARIASVTGTVLLLAVALFNAGMAATGETFVYRLGDWPAPFGIVLVLDRLSALMVLLTAVLAVIVLIHAIATGWDARGKHFHTLFQFQLMGICGAFLTGDIFNLFVFFEVLLIASYGLMIHAGGRDRVRAGLQYVVMNLAGSTLFLFALGTLYASTGTLNIADMARVIATIPAEEAALVRVAAILLMIVFAVKAALFPVQFWLPATYANASAPVAALFAIMTKVGAYAILRVHTISFGPGITPTEDLAATWLFPAAILTIAVGAFGVLGARRLMPLIAFSVLGSMGTLMAAVSAFSPEATTAALYYLVHSTFAAACLFLVADLVVARRNNDALRPVPATAQNGLFAALFFGAAIGMAGMPPLSGFLGKLLILDALREPGLMGWAWAAILGGSLLTIVGFARAGSVLFWSSTALEAPLAASPETRKAGAWELAPAMISIGMLALLAILALPVSGYLEDTALQIFDRAGYMTAVLGTGTEG, from the coding sequence GTGATGCATTGGATCATCCTTCCCGTCGTGATGCCCGCGCTCTTTGCGCCCATCATCGGCTTTGTCATGCGCCACGATATCGGGCTGGCGCGCATCGCGTCGGTCACGGGCACCGTTCTGTTGCTGGCTGTCGCCCTGTTCAATGCCGGAATGGCGGCTACGGGCGAAACCTTTGTCTACCGGCTGGGGGATTGGCCCGCGCCCTTTGGCATCGTGCTGGTGCTCGACCGGCTGTCGGCGCTGATGGTGCTTTTGACGGCCGTGCTGGCTGTGATCGTGCTGATCCATGCCATCGCCACCGGCTGGGACGCGCGCGGAAAGCATTTCCACACGCTGTTCCAGTTCCAGTTGATGGGCATCTGCGGGGCTTTCCTGACCGGGGATATCTTCAACCTGTTCGTTTTCTTCGAGGTGCTGCTGATCGCCTCCTACGGGTTGATGATCCATGCGGGCGGCCGCGACAGGGTGCGCGCGGGCCTGCAATACGTGGTCATGAACCTTGCGGGATCGACGCTGTTCCTGTTCGCGCTAGGCACGCTGTACGCCTCGACCGGGACGCTCAACATCGCCGACATGGCGCGCGTGATCGCCACGATCCCGGCGGAGGAGGCGGCGCTGGTGCGGGTGGCGGCGATCCTTTTGATGATCGTCTTCGCGGTGAAGGCTGCGCTTTTCCCGGTGCAGTTCTGGCTGCCTGCAACCTATGCCAATGCCTCCGCCCCGGTGGCGGCGCTTTTTGCCATCATGACCAAGGTGGGGGCCTATGCGATCTTGCGGGTCCATACGATCTCCTTTGGTCCGGGCATCACGCCGACCGAGGATCTGGCGGCGACATGGCTCTTCCCGGCGGCCATCCTGACCATCGCCGTGGGCGCTTTCGGCGTTTTGGGCGCGCGACGGCTGATGCCGCTCATCGCCTTTTCGGTGTTGGGGTCGATGGGCACGCTGATGGCGGCGGTTTCGGCCTTTTCGCCCGAGGCAACCACTGCGGCGCTTTATTACCTGGTGCATTCGACCTTTGCCGCCGCCTGCCTGTTCCTTGTCGCGGATCTCGTCGTCGCACGACGCAACAACGACGCGCTGCGACCGGTCCCGGCAACGGCACAGAACGGCCTGTTCGCGGCGCTGTTTTTCGGGGCGGCCATCGGCATGGCGGGCATGCCGCCGCTCAGCGGATTTCTGGGCAAGCTCCTGATCCTCGATGCGCTGCGCGAGCCGGGTCTGATGGGCTGGGCCTGGGCCGCGATCCTGGGTGGATCGCTTCTGACCATCGTGGGCTTTGCACGGGCAGGCAGCGTGCTGTTCTGGTCCTCGACCGCGCTAGAAGCGCCGCTTGCCGCCTCCCCCGAAACGCGCAAGGCGGGGGCATGGGAACTGGCCCCTGCGATGATCTCCATCGGGATGCTGGCGCTGCTTGCGATCCTTGCCCTGCCGGTTTCGGGCTATCTTGAGGATACGGCGCTGCAGATCTTTGATCGGGCCGGATACATGACGGCGGTGCTTGGCACCGGAACGGAGGGTTGA
- a CDS encoding Na+/H+ antiporter subunit E — MLARLVPHPLLTLSLVVVWLALVNKVTLGNVILGAGFGLVIPMLTRAYWPDRPRVRNPRMIIEYTLIVLWDIVVANVQVAMILLFRPEARINSVWITVPVELTSAEAITVLAGTITMTPGTVSATLSADSAAILVHTLDTDDPDGVRDQIKTRYERRLKEIFE; from the coding sequence ATGCTGGCACGTCTCGTTCCCCATCCGCTTCTGACCCTGTCGCTGGTCGTGGTTTGGCTGGCGCTCGTCAACAAGGTCACCCTTGGCAACGTGATCCTTGGCGCGGGTTTCGGCCTTGTCATTCCGATGCTGACGCGGGCCTATTGGCCGGATCGGCCACGGGTGCGAAACCCGCGCATGATCATCGAATACACGCTGATCGTGCTATGGGACATCGTCGTCGCCAATGTTCAGGTCGCGATGATCCTTCTGTTCCGGCCCGAGGCGCGGATCAACTCGGTCTGGATCACGGTGCCGGTCGAACTGACCTCGGCCGAAGCGATCACCGTCCTTGCCGGCACGATCACCATGACGCCCGGCACCGTATCAGCGACACTGTCCGCCGACAGCGCGGCCATCCTTGTCCACACGCTCGATACCGATGATCCGGACGGGGTGCGGGACCAGATCAAGACGCGCTACGAACGCCGCCTCAAGGAGATTTTCGAATGA
- a CDS encoding K+/H+ antiporter subunit F, with the protein MIEMALFFAASCYGLALILDLWRIAQGPTAADRILALDTMVINVIALLVLYGIWRGTAIYFEAAMLIAMVGFVSTVAYCRYLLRGNIIE; encoded by the coding sequence ATGATCGAGATGGCGCTTTTCTTCGCGGCCAGTTGTTACGGGCTCGCCCTGATCCTCGATCTGTGGCGGATCGCGCAGGGGCCGACCGCTGCCGACCGTATCCTTGCGCTCGACACGATGGTCATCAACGTGATCGCGCTGTTGGTGCTGTATGGCATCTGGCGCGGGACGGCGATCTATTTCGAGGCCGCGATGCTGATCGCCATGGTCGGTTTCGTGTCCACCGTCGCCTATTGCCGCTACCTGCTGCGCGGCAACATCATCGAATAA
- a CDS encoding Na+/H+ antiporter subunit G has protein sequence MDIIGEILISAALIVSGIFGFVGSFGLVRLRNTLQRLHAPTKATTLGVGGMLVASMIWFYVEKGQFSFHELLITMFLFLTAPITAHFIAKVYMVQHLRGDDLPPSGTGEGWSPYDDAPEDRRTP, from the coding sequence ATGGACATCATCGGTGAGATCCTGATTTCCGCCGCGCTGATCGTCAGCGGGATCTTCGGGTTTGTCGGCTCTTTCGGGCTGGTTCGGCTGCGCAACACCTTGCAACGCCTGCATGCCCCGACCAAGGCCACCACGCTGGGCGTGGGGGGAATGCTGGTTGCCTCGATGATCTGGTTCTACGTCGAAAAGGGCCAGTTCTCGTTCCACGAGCTTCTGATCACCATGTTCCTGTTTCTGACCGCCCCGATCACCGCGCATTTCATCGCCAAGGTGTATATGGTCCAGCACCTGCGCGGCGACGACCTGCCGCCCAGCGGAACAGGTGAGGGCTGGTCCCCCTATGACGACGCCCCCGAGGATCGTCGCACCCCCTGA
- a CDS encoding rhodanese-like domain-containing protein: protein MAETITATQANTRLLGAGEIALIDLREPGPFSEGHPLFAVPCPFSLLETSIGALVPRLSCPVFLLDAGDGIAVEAASILAGMGYTDVAVIAAGAPGWAAAGLTLYKGVHVPSKTLGELAELALHPRPLPAERLAQWRDEGRRFLFFDTRPASEHAEMTVPGAVCLPNGELVHRIDSLPAGAPIVLTCAGRTRGIVGAASLSLFDPNREVWWLEDGTQGWCLAGRDLVRDNAVAPLPGVDAEMTRNRAEAFMAEHALALITAKALSAELGDPGRTTFVFDVRDSAEARADRIPCATGAPLVTLVQATDRYIGPRRARVVLVDDLGVRGALGAFWLRALGHDVAVCRIDAALRSLPSREFPEPKRHSVSRIAAGTALQTVAEGKAMLLDLRGSSDHMAGTVAGAVWCHRAALQVPPPGIAPLLIGDRTARAELAAATLIARGRTDVQIVEGGLPALRTAGAQIVPGQELDLDEAVDIISFAHGRHSGNADASRLYLAWEKGLVAQLSAAERAQFLM from the coding sequence ATGGCTGAAACCATCACGGCGACACAGGCCAATACAAGGCTGCTCGGGGCAGGGGAGATCGCGCTGATCGACCTGCGAGAACCCGGACCCTTTTCCGAAGGGCATCCACTTTTTGCCGTGCCCTGTCCCTTCAGCCTGTTGGAAACGTCGATCGGCGCGCTGGTGCCGCGCCTGTCCTGCCCGGTCTTTCTGCTCGATGCGGGCGACGGGATCGCGGTCGAGGCTGCAAGTATTCTTGCCGGAATGGGCTACACGGATGTGGCGGTGATCGCAGCCGGTGCGCCCGGTTGGGCGGCGGCGGGGCTGACGCTCTACAAGGGGGTGCATGTTCCCTCCAAGACGCTCGGGGAACTGGCGGAACTCGCCCTTCACCCGCGCCCGCTGCCAGCCGAGCGATTGGCGCAGTGGCGCGACGAGGGGCGCAGGTTCCTGTTCTTTGACACGCGACCGGCGAGCGAACACGCCGAGATGACCGTGCCGGGCGCTGTCTGTCTTCCCAATGGCGAACTGGTGCACCGGATCGACAGCCTGCCCGCAGGGGCACCCATCGTTCTGACCTGCGCGGGCCGGACGCGGGGGATTGTGGGCGCAGCAAGCCTGTCGCTGTTCGATCCCAATCGCGAGGTCTGGTGGCTGGAGGACGGAACGCAGGGCTGGTGTCTTGCGGGACGGGATCTGGTCCGGGACAATGCCGTGGCCCCGCTGCCCGGCGTGGATGCCGAGATGACACGCAACCGCGCAGAGGCCTTCATGGCGGAACACGCCCTCGCCCTGATTACGGCCAAGGCGCTTTCGGCAGAACTTGGCGATCCTGGCCGCACCACTTTCGTCTTCGACGTGCGCGATAGCGCCGAGGCGAGGGCGGATCGCATCCCCTGCGCGACGGGCGCGCCGCTCGTCACGCTCGTTCAGGCCACCGACCGCTACATCGGCCCCCGGCGCGCGCGGGTCGTGCTTGTCGATGACTTGGGGGTGCGGGGGGCGCTTGGGGCTTTCTGGCTGCGCGCCCTTGGTCATGACGTGGCCGTATGCCGGATCGACGCGGCGTTGCGCAGCCTGCCGAGCCGGGAGTTTCCAGAACCAAAGCGACACTCGGTCTCGCGCATTGCCGCAGGGACAGCGCTTCAAACCGTGGCCGAAGGCAAGGCCATGCTGCTTGATCTGCGGGGATCAAGCGATCACATGGCGGGCACTGTGGCAGGGGCGGTCTGGTGCCATCGCGCGGCGTTGCAGGTTCCACCGCCGGGTATTGCGCCCCTTCTGATCGGCGATAGGACCGCGCGTGCCGAGCTTGCGGCGGCGACCCTGATCGCGCGCGGGCGGACCGATGTGCAGATCGTCGAGGGCGGATTGCCCGCCTTGCGCACCGCCGGTGCGCAGATCGTACCGGGGCAAGAGCTGGACCTGGACGAAGCCGTCGACATCATAAGCTTTGCCCATGGCCGCCACTCGGGCAATGCAGACGCGTCCCGGCTCTATCTCGCCTGGGAAAAGGGGCTGGTCGCGCAATTGAGCGCGGCGGAACGGGCGCAGTTTCTCATGTGA
- a CDS encoding 1-phosphofructokinase family hexose kinase — MAILTVTLNPAIDLETTTPELLPGEKLRCREPLRDPGGGGINVARAIIQLGGAATALVAASGAEATALVEMLAGCGVSVECLPAPGAVRQNLSVIEERTGHQFRFIFPGPAWNSGDQVTVSQAITNRAGPGDWLVLSGSLPPGFSADALAALVRRLSGQGVEVMADTSGAALKALAEGKTGLAVLRMDAAEAEALAGRALPMAADSAALATALVAQGAARVVIIARRAEGSVLASAEGRWFAPAADVEVVSRTGAGDSFVAGAVLALARGLPLPEVLSHGCAAASAAVTTPATRLCEAATMQALLPSSAARAI; from the coding sequence ATGGCCATCCTGACCGTAACGCTCAACCCGGCGATCGATCTAGAAACCACGACGCCGGAGCTTTTGCCGGGCGAAAAGCTGCGATGTCGCGAACCGCTGCGCGATCCCGGCGGTGGCGGCATCAACGTCGCGCGGGCGATCATCCAGCTGGGCGGCGCGGCAACAGCGCTTGTCGCCGCAAGCGGTGCAGAAGCCACGGCCCTCGTCGAGATGCTGGCAGGCTGCGGCGTATCCGTGGAATGCCTGCCTGCGCCCGGCGCGGTGCGGCAGAACCTGTCTGTCATCGAAGAACGGACAGGCCACCAGTTCCGCTTTATCTTTCCCGGCCCGGCATGGAACTCCGGCGATCAGGTGACCGTGTCGCAGGCGATCACGAACCGGGCAGGGCCCGGGGATTGGCTCGTTCTGTCCGGCTCCTTGCCCCCCGGCTTTTCAGCCGATGCGCTGGCGGCTCTTGTACGGCGGTTGTCGGGGCAGGGGGTGGAGGTCATGGCCGACACATCGGGCGCGGCCCTCAAAGCCTTGGCTGAGGGCAAGACGGGATTGGCCGTGTTGCGGATGGATGCGGCCGAAGCCGAAGCGCTTGCAGGGCGCGCCTTGCCGATGGCTGCGGACAGCGCGGCCCTTGCGACGGCTTTGGTGGCACAAGGGGCGGCAAGGGTCGTGATCATCGCCCGAAGGGCCGAAGGCTCGGTTCTTGCCAGTGCCGAGGGGCGTTGGTTTGCTCCGGCAGCGGATGTGGAGGTCGTGTCGCGCACCGGCGCAGGGGACAGTTTCGTCGCCGGTGCAGTGCTGGCGCTGGCGCGCGGATTGCCCTTGCCAGAGGTCCTGTCCCATGGGTGCGCCGCAGCCAGTGCAGCTGTCACCACCCCGGCAACCCGCCTCTGCGAGGCCGCGACGATGCAGGCTTTGCTGCCGTCAAGCGCGGCCCGCGCGATCTGA
- the pufB gene encoding light-harvesting antenna LH1, beta subunit: MADDPDKVWPTGLTLKEAEEVHSYLIDGTRVFGAIALLAHVLVAVSTPWLG; this comes from the coding sequence ATGGCCGACGATCCCGATAAGGTCTGGCCGACCGGTCTGACCCTGAAAGAAGCAGAAGAGGTGCATAGCTACCTCATCGATGGCACCCGCGTCTTCGGCGCGATCGCGCTGCTCGCGCATGTGCTTGTGGCCGTGTCCACACCGTGGCTCGGCTGA
- a CDS encoding light-harvesting protein, whose amino-acid sequence MNNAKMWLVVKPTVGVPLFLGAVAVGSFAVHVAVLSNTTWVADFLSGSSAGGETAALSTERGVLPASAGATANLPMYIDANADGTQSMRVILPDGRTATLVVDDLTQAALRQ is encoded by the coding sequence ATGAACAACGCAAAGATGTGGCTTGTGGTCAAACCGACCGTGGGTGTGCCGCTGTTCCTCGGCGCCGTGGCCGTGGGCTCTTTTGCCGTCCATGTGGCGGTTCTGAGCAACACGACCTGGGTTGCCGATTTCCTCTCCGGCAGCTCGGCCGGTGGTGAAACCGCAGCACTTTCGACCGAACGTGGCGTTCTGCCCGCTTCGGCCGGGGCTACCGCGAACCTGCCGATGTATATCGACGCGAATGCGGATGGCACCCAATCGATGCGCGTGATCCTGCCCGATGGCCGGACCGCCACGCTGGTGGTTGACGATCTGACCCAGGCCGCGCTGCGGCAATAG
- a CDS encoding PucC family protein: MTSLRDTALRKIQGIAPRFLPFADVATESVPLSRLLRLSLFQVTVGMALVLLVGTLNRVMIVELAVPASLVALMIALPLVFAPFRALIGYKSDTHRSALGWRRVPYIWKGTMLQFGGFAIMPFALLVLSGYQDAAEAAPWIGQSAAALAFLLVGAGVHTVQTVGLALATDLVEIEDQPKVVGLMYVMLLLGMIGSALVFGWLLQDYTPGRLIRVVQGAAVITIALNLLALWKQEPRDRARANRVETHPEFRDAWRLFVTGRTAVGLLIVIALGTMGFGMADVLLEPYGGQVLDLSVAATTRLTAVLAAGGLVGFAIASRVLMKGHDPLDVAWWGALIGLPAFGLIIAAGPMGAAWMFVAGTAAAGLGAGLFGHGTLTATMRSAPRAQVGLALGAWGAVQATAAGLAVALGGLLRDLVLGLPGAESFRAEAAYTPVFTLEFALLLMAAVAIILVRRKQARLSQTVSYVRSQDRPGPKAVSSDTTPPDRRPTGGEPHDHRRLTAL; encoded by the coding sequence ATGACCAGCCTTCGCGACACCGCGCTTCGGAAGATCCAGGGCATCGCGCCCCGGTTTCTTCCCTTTGCCGATGTGGCGACCGAAAGCGTGCCCCTGTCCCGTCTTCTGCGGCTGTCGCTGTTCCAGGTGACCGTGGGTATGGCGCTTGTTCTGCTGGTCGGCACGCTGAACCGCGTGATGATCGTCGAACTGGCGGTGCCCGCCTCGCTCGTGGCGCTGATGATCGCCTTGCCGCTGGTCTTTGCGCCCTTCCGCGCGCTTATCGGCTACAAATCCGACACCCACAGATCCGCCTTGGGCTGGCGCCGCGTTCCCTACATCTGGAAGGGGACTATGCTGCAATTCGGCGGCTTCGCGATCATGCCTTTCGCGCTTCTCGTGCTGTCGGGCTACCAGGACGCGGCCGAAGCCGCACCCTGGATCGGCCAATCGGCGGCAGCGCTGGCCTTTCTCCTCGTGGGTGCGGGGGTTCACACGGTTCAGACCGTGGGCCTGGCGCTGGCCACGGACCTTGTCGAGATCGAGGACCAGCCCAAGGTCGTGGGCCTGATGTATGTCATGCTGCTCTTGGGCATGATCGGTTCGGCCCTCGTCTTTGGATGGCTCTTGCAGGATTACACGCCCGGTCGGCTGATCCGGGTGGTTCAGGGGGCTGCCGTGATCACCATCGCGCTCAACCTTCTGGCGCTTTGGAAACAGGAGCCGCGCGACAGGGCGCGTGCCAACCGGGTCGAAACGCATCCTGAATTCCGCGATGCCTGGCGGCTTTTCGTTACGGGGCGGACGGCTGTCGGCCTCTTGATCGTCATCGCACTGGGCACCATGGGCTTTGGCATGGCCGATGTTCTGCTCGAACCCTATGGCGGGCAGGTCCTGGACCTGTCGGTCGCGGCCACCACGCGCCTGACCGCCGTTCTGGCCGCAGGCGGGCTGGTGGGCTTTGCCATCGCCTCGCGCGTGCTCATGAAGGGGCATGATCCACTGGACGTGGCCTGGTGGGGGGCCTTGATCGGCTTGCCGGCCTTTGGCCTCATCATCGCGGCAGGTCCCATGGGCGCGGCGTGGATGTTCGTTGCGGGCACGGCTGCCGCAGGACTTGGTGCGGGGCTTTTCGGACATGGCACCCTGACCGCGACGATGCGCAGTGCGCCGCGCGCGCAGGTCGGACTGGCCCTTGGGGCCTGGGGTGCCGTTCAGGCGACGGCGGCGGGTCTTGCCGTGGCGCTGGGTGGCCTTCTGCGCGATCTCGTCCTCGGGCTGCCGGGGGCAGAAAGTTTTCGCGCCGAGGCGGCCTATACGCCGGTCTTTACCCTCGAATTCGCACTGCTGCTGATGGCTGCGGTTGCGATCATCCTCGTGCGCCGAAAACAGGCGCGACTTTCCCAGACCGTGAGCTATGTTCGCAGCCAGGATCGACCGGGTCCGAAAGCTGTATCCAGTGACACCACGCCGCCCGACCGGCGGCCGACAGGAGGAGAGCCACATGACCACCGTCGTCTCACGGCTTTATGA